TGCCGGCGACCCCGTCGGGTTCCGGCTTCGCATGACCGACCCGCCTGTCCTCTCCGTCCTCGCGTCCCTGGGCGGGCAGGTAGAGCGGGCCGTCATCGAGGACGGCGACTACCAGATGACGATCCACCTGCCGCCGAGCGTCGACGTGCGCCGAGTCATCGACGCGGTGGAGGGGGCCTACCCGGAGGCCGAGATGCTACGCCGCCGGCAGACGACGCAGGCGCGGGACGACTTCCGACAGAACCGGGGCTGCGTCCTGGACGACCTCACCGAGCGCCAGCGCGCCGCGCTGGACGCCGCGTTCCACGGCGGCTACTTCGAGTGGCCCCGCGAGACGACTGCCGAGGAGATCGCGGACGCGCTCGGCGTGGCGCCGTCGACGCTCCACCAGCACCTCCGGAAGGCCGAGCGCACGGTGCTCGGAGCCGTGTATTCGGCGGCGACGTAGGCGCTTCGACGGCACACACGTCTCACGAGACCCGCGCAGTGGTCGATCGCCGGGACCGCCGGCGAATCGGCCGCTGATCGGCCGGTTGCTCCCGCGGCAGCCGCGACGTGAACACCGGATCGACGGTCGCCCTCGCGGTACTGGACGCTCCGCCACTGCGGTCGCTCAGTCCACTCCTGCGTCCGCCCACGCGACGGGGAGCCGCGCGTACACCTCGGCGTTGCCGGCGAGCGCGTCGACGGTCGTGTACTCGTCGACGGCGTGGACGGTGTCGGTTCCGAGCGCGAACTCGACCGTCGGGACCCCCTCGTTCCGGAGGCGCTTCGCGTCGCCGCCGCCCGTCGCGCTCCGCCGGTAGACGCGCTCGCCCGTCACGTCCTCGGCGGTCGACGCGACGGCCTCTACCAGCGGGCTGTCGATCGGTTCCGCCGTCCCGACGCTCCAGGAGACGTCCGCAATCGTGATCCCCTCGCAGTCCGCGACGCAGTCCCGGACGTCCGCGAGGACGTCGGACGTGTCCACGCCCGCGGTCAGTCGGACGTCGACCTCCGCGCGGGCCGTCTGGGGGACGGTGTTGATCGCCTCGCCGCCCTCGAGGACGCCGAGGTTGATCGACGGATACCGGAAGAGGTCGCGTGCGGTCGCCTCGCCCATGGTCGGCGCGTAGTACTGGACGGACTCCTCGATGATCGGTGTCATCTCCGACGAGACGCGGAGCTCGCGGGCCCCGAAGCGCTCGCGCATCGTCTCGACGGCCCGGTAGAGACGGTCGACGGCGTTGTCGCCGAGCACCGGCCGCGACCCGTGTGCGGCCTCGCCGGTCGCTTCGAGCGTCAGCCAGATGCTCCCCCGGTCGGCGACAGTCACCGAGTGCCGCCCCGCCTCGCAGGTCGGCTCGCCGATGACGCAGGCGTCCGCGTCGAGGCGGCCGGCATCCAGAAGCGCCGGGAGGCCGGCGTCACCGCCGACCTCCTCGTCGCTGACGAACGCGAACTGCAGGGTCACCGGCGGCCTCGTCCCGCTCTCCGCGTACGCCCGAAGGGCGAACAGCATCGCCGCGACGGCGCCCTTCATGTCGGTCGCGCCGCGCCCGTAGATGCGGTCGCCGTCGCGCTCGCCCAGCGGGTCGTACGACCACTCCTCCGCGTCGAACGGCACCGTGTCCAGGTGGCCGTTGAACAGCAGCGTCCGGTCGGTCTCGCCGGGGACCGTCGCGAGGAGGTTCGGCTTCGCCGGGTCGACGGCGAACCGTTCCGTCTCGACGGCGAGCGGTTCGAGCCACGCCTCGATCGCGTCGACGGCCTCGCGCGTGTCGCCGGGCGGGTTCGACGTGTCGACCGACAGCAGATCCAGCGTCAGGTCGACGAGCTCCGTTCGGTGCACAGAGACGTCAACGGGAGCGCTCACCGTCATTCGAGCTTCCCCGAGAGGACCTTCGCGGCCGTGAGGACCGGGTCCCACACGGGGCTGAACGGCGGCGCGTACGCGAGGTCGGCGTTCTGTAGCTCCGTCACGGTCATGCCGGCGTGCAGAGCCGTCGCGACCGTGTCGATGCGCTTGGCCCCCTCCGCTCCGACGACGCTACCGCCGAGGAGTCGCCCGGAGTCCCGATCCGCGACGAGCGTGATCTGGATCTCCTCGCTACCGGGGTAGTAGCCGGGGCGCGATTCGTCGGTGATCGTGACCGAGACCGGCTCGAAGCCCGCCTCGCGGGCC
This region of Halomicrobium urmianum genomic DNA includes:
- a CDS encoding M20 family metallopeptidase yields the protein MTVSAPVDVSVHRTELVDLTLDLLSVDTSNPPGDTREAVDAIEAWLEPLAVETERFAVDPAKPNLLATVPGETDRTLLFNGHLDTVPFDAEEWSYDPLGERDGDRIYGRGATDMKGAVAAMLFALRAYAESGTRPPVTLQFAFVSDEEVGGDAGLPALLDAGRLDADACVIGEPTCEAGRHSVTVADRGSIWLTLEATGEAAHGSRPVLGDNAVDRLYRAVETMRERFGARELRVSSEMTPIIEESVQYYAPTMGEATARDLFRYPSINLGVLEGGEAINTVPQTARAEVDVRLTAGVDTSDVLADVRDCVADCEGITIADVSWSVGTAEPIDSPLVEAVASTAEDVTGERVYRRSATGGGDAKRLRNEGVPTVEFALGTDTVHAVDEYTTVDALAGNAEVYARLPVAWADAGVD